Proteins encoded in a region of the Pseudomonas sp. GOM7 genome:
- a CDS encoding DASH family cryptochrome, whose translation MQSALLWLKQDLRLDDNPALQAGLACERLLPVYVLDPRLLQIGPLGSRRQGVQRTRFLLESLVALDSALRQRGSHLLVVQGEPERVIPELVERLALQEVLTHAEIAPDECALQKRVKDALGLVPIREFAGNGLLREHELPCLPSELPAVFSQFRELCEERVLVFQPQPAPPALPPLPDAALDLLQPLPTLSQLGLGEPLNMPLSAFPFSGGEAAAQARLRDYLWNTQAVRQYKETRNGLIGSDYSSKFSPWLANGCLSARRVLAELRRHESQYGRNDSTHWLWVEMLWRDFFRWTLLRHGSALFKAGGLKATSHAPRNLDERFEQWCQGRTGMPFVDANMRELAATGFISNRGRQVVASYLVHDLQQDWRHGAAWFEEHLLDYDPASNWGNWAYLAGVGSDPRQHRVFNVLRQARQYDPDASYVSLWMPELHTVAAHLRHTPFLLPPLQLEAMRYPRLQQLPESWRPYLPAA comes from the coding sequence ATGCAGAGCGCTCTGCTGTGGCTCAAACAGGATCTGCGTCTCGACGACAACCCGGCCCTGCAGGCCGGGCTTGCCTGCGAGCGCTTGTTGCCGGTCTACGTGCTCGACCCGCGCCTGCTGCAGATCGGCCCGCTCGGCAGCCGTCGCCAGGGCGTGCAGCGCACGCGCTTCCTGCTCGAGAGCCTGGTGGCACTCGACAGTGCGCTACGCCAGCGTGGCTCGCATCTGCTGGTGGTGCAGGGCGAGCCCGAGCGGGTCATTCCCGAGCTGGTCGAACGCCTGGCGCTGCAGGAGGTGCTGACGCACGCCGAGATCGCGCCGGATGAATGCGCGCTGCAGAAGCGCGTGAAAGACGCGCTCGGTCTGGTGCCGATACGCGAGTTTGCCGGCAATGGCCTGCTGCGCGAGCACGAACTGCCCTGCCTGCCCAGTGAGCTGCCGGCGGTATTCAGCCAGTTCCGCGAGTTGTGCGAAGAGCGCGTGCTGGTGTTCCAGCCGCAGCCCGCGCCCCCTGCCCTGCCGCCTCTGCCGGATGCCGCGCTGGACTTGCTGCAGCCCTTGCCGACACTGTCCCAACTCGGTCTGGGCGAGCCGCTCAACATGCCGCTCAGCGCCTTTCCCTTCTCAGGCGGCGAAGCCGCTGCGCAGGCACGTTTGCGTGACTACTTGTGGAATACCCAGGCGGTGCGGCAATACAAGGAAACCCGCAACGGCCTGATCGGCAGCGACTATTCCTCCAAGTTCTCTCCCTGGCTGGCCAATGGTTGCCTGTCCGCGCGGCGGGTGCTGGCGGAACTGCGGCGCCACGAGTCGCAGTACGGCCGCAACGACTCCACTCATTGGCTGTGGGTGGAGATGCTCTGGCGCGATTTCTTTCGCTGGACGTTGCTGCGCCATGGCAGCGCGCTGTTCAAGGCCGGCGGCCTGAAGGCCACCAGCCATGCGCCGCGCAACCTCGATGAACGTTTCGAGCAATGGTGCCAGGGCCGCACCGGCATGCCGTTCGTCGATGCCAATATGCGTGAGCTGGCGGCTACGGGGTTCATCTCCAATCGTGGTCGACAGGTAGTGGCCAGCTACCTGGTGCATGACCTGCAGCAGGACTGGCGCCATGGCGCTGCCTGGTTCGAGGAGCATCTGCTCGATTACGACCCGGCGAGCAACTGGGGCAACTGGGCCTACCTGGCCGGCGTTGGCAGCGATCCACGGCAGCATCGCGTGTTCAACGTACTGCGCCAGGCGCGCCAGTACGACCCGGATGCCAGCTACGTCAGCCTGTGGATGCCGGAGCTGCATACCGTCGCTGCACACCTGCGGCATACGCCCTTCCTGTTGCCGCCACTGCAACTGGAGGCCATGCGTTATCCGCGTCTGCAGCAGCTACCGGAGAGCTGGCGGCCCTACCTGCCGGCGGCCTGA